In Pseudomonas hamedanensis, a single window of DNA contains:
- a CDS encoding AI-2E family transporter — translation MFKVLRDWIQRYFSDEEAVVLAVLLFLAFTAVLTLGGMLAPVLAGMVLAYLMQGLVVTLERMRVPGGVAVGLVFALFMGVLMLFIVVVLPLLWHQLITLFNELPGMLAKWQSLLLLLPERYPHLVSDEQVLQAIEAARGEIGKFGQWALTFSLSSLPLLVNIMIYLVLVPILVFFFLKDRAMIGEWVRGYLPRERALITRVAQEMNRQIANYIRGKGIEIVICGGVTYIAFIALGLNYAALLALLVGLSVVVPYVGAVVVTVPVMLIALFQWGWSDQFIYLMAVYGIIQTLDGNVLVPLLFSEAVNLHPVAIICAVLLFGGLWGFWGVFFAIPLATLFKAVLDAWPRKEPVVAPLL, via the coding sequence ATGTTCAAAGTGTTACGCGACTGGATTCAGCGTTATTTCTCCGATGAAGAAGCGGTGGTGCTGGCGGTGCTGCTGTTTCTCGCCTTCACCGCCGTGCTCACCCTTGGTGGCATGCTCGCGCCCGTGCTGGCGGGGATGGTGCTGGCCTATCTGATGCAAGGTCTGGTGGTCACGCTGGAGCGAATGCGTGTGCCCGGCGGCGTGGCGGTGGGGTTGGTGTTTGCGCTGTTCATGGGCGTGCTGATGCTGTTTATCGTCGTGGTGCTGCCGTTGCTGTGGCATCAGTTGATCACGCTGTTCAACGAACTGCCGGGCATGCTCGCCAAGTGGCAGTCGCTGTTGCTCTTGCTGCCAGAGCGCTATCCGCATCTGGTGTCTGACGAGCAGGTGTTGCAAGCCATCGAAGCGGCGCGGGGGGAGATCGGCAAGTTCGGGCAGTGGGCGCTGACGTTCTCGCTGTCGAGCCTGCCGTTGCTGGTGAACATCATGATCTATCTGGTGCTGGTGCCGATTCTGGTGTTCTTCTTCCTCAAGGATCGCGCAATGATCGGTGAGTGGGTGCGCGGTTATCTGCCTCGCGAGCGCGCGCTGATCACTCGGGTCGCCCAGGAAATGAACCGGCAGATCGCCAATTACATTCGGGGCAAAGGCATCGAAATCGTGATCTGCGGCGGCGTGACTTATATCGCCTTCATCGCCTTGGGCCTGAACTATGCGGCGCTGCTGGCGTTGCTGGTCGGATTGTCCGTGGTGGTGCCGTATGTCGGTGCCGTGGTCGTGACCGTGCCGGTCATGCTGATTGCCTTGTTCCAGTGGGGCTGGAGCGATCAGTTCATCTACCTGATGGCGGTCTACGGAATCATTCAGACGCTGGATGGCAACGTGCTGGTGCCATTGCTGTTTTCCGAAGCGGTCAATTTGCACCCGGTGGCGATCATCTGCGCAGTGCTGTTGTTCGGTGGGCTGTGGGGATTTTGGGGAGTGTTCTTTGCGATTCCGTTGGCGACGCTGTTCAAGGCTGTGCTTGATGCGTGGCCGCGC
- a CDS encoding sulfurtransferase TusA family protein, with protein sequence MTDAVAHDVELDASGLNCPLPLLKAKMELNKLQSGAVLKVIATDAGSQRDFRTFAKLAGHALLREEDDAGVYRYWLKKA encoded by the coding sequence ATGACTGACGCTGTAGCCCATGACGTGGAACTGGACGCCAGTGGCCTGAATTGTCCGTTGCCGCTGCTCAAGGCAAAAATGGAACTCAATAAACTGCAGAGCGGCGCTGTGCTCAAGGTGATCGCCACGGATGCTGGCTCGCAGCGTGACTTCCGTACCTTTGCCAAACTGGCCGGTCATGCGCTGCTGCGTGAAGAAGACGACGCTGGCGTCTACCGTTACTGGTTGAAAAAAGCCTGA
- a CDS encoding M48 family metalloprotease yields the protein MTFLRPTLLTLACLLASPGFADDLPSLGDASSAIVSPQQEYQLGRAWLAMLRSQVSQLNDPQLKDYVESSVYKLVETSQVTDRRLEFILINSPQLNAFAAPGGVVGVNGGLFLNAQTEGEYASVLAHELAHLSQRHFARGVEASQRMQVPMMAALLAGIVIAAAGGGDAGIATIAGTQAAAIQSQRTFSRQNEQEADRIGILNLEKAGYDPRSMPTMFERLMRQYRFDAKPPEFLLTHPVTESRIADTRNRAEQAKPGGIEDSKRYQLIRARVQLIYEETPGLGAKRFRAQLDEHPQNDVARYGLAIAQIKGGQLNEARENLKQLLVKSPNEIIYNLAQIDLDITNNRLPDAQSRVERMLTQFPGNYPLNQVRVDLLLKQNRAAEAEKALDSLLKSRPDDPDVWYQVAETRGLSGNIIGLHQARAEYFALVGDYRQAIQQLDFAKRKAGNNFPLSSRIDARQRELMEQERMIKDMMG from the coding sequence ATGACTTTTCTGCGCCCTACCCTGCTGACGCTCGCTTGCCTGCTCGCCTCACCGGGCTTTGCCGACGATCTGCCGTCACTTGGCGACGCCAGTTCTGCCATTGTCTCGCCACAACAGGAATATCAGCTCGGGCGCGCCTGGCTGGCCATGTTGCGCAGCCAGGTTTCCCAGCTCAATGATCCACAGCTCAAGGACTATGTCGAATCCAGCGTTTACAAGCTGGTGGAGACCAGCCAGGTCACTGACCGACGCCTTGAATTCATCCTGATCAACAGTCCGCAACTCAACGCCTTCGCTGCCCCCGGCGGGGTTGTCGGGGTCAATGGCGGTCTGTTCCTCAACGCGCAGACCGAGGGCGAATACGCCTCGGTACTGGCCCACGAACTGGCTCACTTGTCGCAGCGCCACTTCGCCCGTGGCGTTGAAGCCTCGCAGCGGATGCAGGTGCCGATGATGGCCGCACTGCTGGCCGGGATCGTCATTGCCGCAGCCGGCGGCGGCGACGCAGGAATTGCCACCATCGCCGGTACCCAGGCAGCGGCGATCCAGTCACAACGGACCTTCTCGCGCCAGAATGAACAGGAAGCCGATCGCATTGGCATTCTTAACCTGGAAAAGGCCGGTTACGACCCGCGCTCGATGCCGACCATGTTCGAACGCCTGATGCGCCAGTATCGTTTCGACGCCAAGCCGCCGGAGTTCCTGCTGACTCACCCGGTCACCGAGTCGCGGATTGCCGACACCCGCAACCGTGCCGAGCAGGCCAAACCGGGCGGTATCGAGGACTCCAAGCGCTATCAGTTGATTCGCGCACGCGTACAGTTGATCTACGAAGAAACCCCGGGCCTGGGCGCCAAGCGCTTCCGCGCGCAACTGGATGAGCACCCGCAAAACGACGTCGCTCGCTACGGCCTGGCGATCGCGCAGATCAAGGGCGGCCAATTGAATGAAGCACGGGAAAACCTCAAACAGTTGCTGGTCAAATCGCCGAACGAAATCATCTACAACCTCGCGCAGATCGACCTGGACATCACCAACAATCGCCTGCCCGACGCCCAATCACGGGTTGAACGCATGCTCACGCAATTCCCGGGCAACTATCCGCTGAATCAGGTGCGCGTCGATTTGTTGCTGAAACAAAATCGCGCCGCCGAGGCCGAGAAGGCCCTGGACAGTTTGCTCAAGTCACGCCCGGATGATCCGGACGTCTGGTATCAGGTGGCCGAAACCCGTGGCTTGTCGGGCAACATCATTGGCCTGCATCAGGCGCGGGCCGAATACTTCGCGCTGGTCGGCGATTACCGTCAGGCCATTCAGCAACTGGACTTCGCCAAGCGCAAGGCGGGCAACAACTTCCCTCTGTCCTCGCGAATCGACGCGCGCCAGCGGGAGTTGATGGAGCAGGAACGCATGATCAAGGACATGATGGGCTGA
- a CDS encoding DegQ family serine endoprotease — MSIPSLKSYLSIFATVLLLGQAVPAVQAADLPDFTQLVEQASPAVVNISTTQKLPDRRVNQQMPDLEGLPPMLREFFERGMPPQQRSPRDGRQREAQSLGSGFIISPDGYILTNNHVIADADEILVRLADRSEMKAKLIGTDPRSDVALLKIEGKDLPVLKLGKSQDLKAGQWVVAIGSPFGFDHTVTQGIVSAVGRSLPNENYVPFIQTDVPINPGNSGGPLFNLNGEVVGINSQIYTRSGGFMGVSFAIPIDVAMDVSNQLKSGGKVSRGWLGVVIQEVNKDLAESFGLDKPAGALVAQIQDDGPAAKGGLQVGDVILSMNGQPIVMSADLPHLVGALKAGAKANLEVIREGKRKNVELTVGAIPDEDKELDALAKSGAESSSNRLGVAVGELTAEQKKAYDLKGGVVIKEVQDGPAALIGLQPGDVITHLNNQAIGSAKEFTDIAKALPKNRSVSMRVLRQGRASFITFKLAE, encoded by the coding sequence ATGTCGATACCTAGTTTGAAGTCTTATCTTTCCATCTTCGCCACCGTGCTGCTGCTCGGTCAGGCGGTCCCTGCCGTGCAAGCGGCCGATCTGCCTGATTTCACCCAGCTGGTCGAACAAGCCTCGCCAGCGGTGGTAAACATCAGTACCACGCAGAAACTGCCGGACCGTCGAGTGAATCAGCAAATGCCGGACCTGGAAGGGCTGCCACCGATGCTGCGCGAGTTTTTCGAGCGCGGTATGCCGCCTCAGCAACGTTCGCCGCGTGATGGTCGCCAGCGTGAAGCGCAATCGCTGGGCTCGGGCTTCATCATTTCTCCGGATGGCTACATTCTCACCAATAACCATGTGATTGCCGATGCCGACGAAATTCTGGTTCGTCTGGCTGACCGCAGCGAAATGAAAGCCAAGCTGATCGGCACCGATCCACGCTCCGACGTGGCGCTGCTGAAAATCGAAGGCAAGGACTTGCCAGTACTCAAGCTCGGCAAATCCCAGGACCTCAAGGCCGGCCAGTGGGTAGTAGCGATCGGTTCGCCATTCGGTTTCGACCACACCGTGACCCAGGGCATTGTCAGCGCCGTGGGCCGCAGCCTGCCGAACGAAAACTATGTGCCGTTCATCCAGACTGACGTGCCCATCAACCCGGGTAACTCCGGTGGCCCGCTGTTCAACCTCAACGGTGAAGTGGTCGGGATCAACTCGCAGATTTACACCCGCTCCGGAGGTTTCATGGGCGTGTCGTTCGCCATCCCGATCGATGTGGCGATGGACGTTTCCAACCAACTGAAGAGCGGCGGCAAAGTCAGCCGTGGCTGGCTGGGCGTGGTGATTCAGGAAGTGAACAAGGATCTGGCGGAATCGTTTGGCCTGGATAAACCGGCCGGCGCACTGGTTGCGCAGATTCAGGATGACGGCCCGGCAGCCAAGGGTGGCCTGCAAGTGGGCGACGTGATTCTAAGCATGAACGGCCAGCCGATCGTCATGTCCGCTGACCTGCCGCATCTGGTCGGTGCCTTGAAGGCTGGCGCCAAAGCCAACCTGGAAGTGATTCGTGAAGGCAAGCGCAAAAACGTCGAGCTGACGGTGGGCGCGATCCCTGACGAGGACAAGGAGCTGGACGCGTTGGCGAAGTCTGGCGCTGAAAGCAGCAGCAACCGCCTCGGTGTGGCGGTAGGTGAGCTGACTGCCGAGCAGAAGAAAGCCTACGACCTCAAAGGCGGGGTGGTGATCAAGGAGGTGCAGGACGGACCTGCGGCCCTGATCGGTCTGCAGCCGGGTGATGTGATCACTCACCTGAACAATCAGGCGATCGGTTCGGCCAAGGAGTTCACCGACATCGCCAAGGCGTTGCCGAAGAACCGTTCGGTGTCGATGCGCGTTCTGCGTCAGGGTCGCGCCAGCTTCATTACCTTCAAACTGGCTGAATAA
- a CDS encoding MucB/RseB C-terminal domain-containing protein produces the protein MRAIPVLSLLLSGWFIVPAHADDAQDWLTRLGQAEQKQSFHGTFVYERNGSFSTHNIWHRVQNGQVRERLLQLDGSAQEVVRIDGHTQCVSGTLIAGLGDSPNSTARSLDPQKLKNWYDLAVIGKSRVAGRDAVIVSLTPRDQHRYGFELHLDKRTGLPLKSLLLNDKGQLLERFQFTSLDTDEVPSDKDLLADADCKPITLDNNKASAVKTAQVWRSDWLPPGFELSSSTSHKDAQTKTQVNSLMYDDGLARFSVFLEPLNGATVTDTRTQLGPTVAVSRRLTTPQGEMMVTVVGEIPIGTAERIALSMRNNDGAATSKQ, from the coding sequence ATGCGCGCCATACCTGTACTTTCGCTTCTGCTGAGTGGCTGGTTCATCGTTCCAGCCCATGCCGATGACGCTCAGGATTGGTTGACCCGTCTGGGCCAGGCCGAGCAGAAGCAAAGCTTCCACGGCACTTTCGTTTACGAGCGCAACGGTAGTTTTTCCACCCATAACATCTGGCATCGTGTCCAGAATGGCCAGGTCCGCGAGCGTTTGCTACAGCTCGACGGTTCGGCTCAGGAAGTTGTGCGCATTGACGGACATACTCAATGCGTCAGCGGCACCCTGATTGCGGGTCTTGGAGATTCACCCAATTCGACCGCTCGTTCCCTCGATCCCCAAAAGCTGAAGAACTGGTATGACCTTGCTGTCATTGGCAAGTCGCGCGTGGCCGGGCGGGATGCGGTAATCGTATCGCTGACGCCTCGCGACCAACACCGTTACGGTTTCGAATTGCATCTGGACAAGCGAACCGGCCTGCCCCTCAAGTCGTTGTTGCTGAACGACAAGGGCCAGTTGCTCGAACGCTTCCAGTTCACCAGCCTGGACACTGATGAAGTTCCGTCGGATAAAGACTTGCTCGCTGACGCCGATTGCAAGCCGATTACCCTCGACAACAACAAGGCGTCTGCGGTGAAAACGGCGCAGGTCTGGCGCTCGGACTGGCTGCCACCGGGTTTCGAACTCAGCAGCAGCACCTCGCACAAAGATGCGCAGACCAAGACTCAGGTCAACAGCCTGATGTATGACGATGGTCTGGCGCGTTTCTCGGTGTTCCTGGAGCCTTTGAACGGCGCGACGGTCACCGATACCCGCACGCAGTTGGGTCCGACCGTGGCCGTCTCCCGTCGCTTGACCACACCGCAAGGCGAAATGATGGTCACGGTGGTGGGGGAAATCCCGATTGGCACCGCTGAGCGAATCGCCTTGTCGATGCGCAACAATGATGGCGCTGCGACCAGCAAGCAGTGA
- a CDS encoding sigma-E factor negative regulatory protein, whose translation MSREALQESLSAVMDNEADELELRRVLNALDDVETRETWARYQIARAAMHKDLLLPRLDIAAAVSAALEDETAPAKVSRSPWRNLGRLAVAASVTVAVLAGVRLYNQDEIAGVELAQQSSQTTLATPQVKGPAVLAGYSESSEATGPMANGVLQGQPGWHDQRLPGYLRQHAQQAALKGTESALPYARAASLENR comes from the coding sequence ATGAGTCGTGAAGCCCTGCAGGAATCGCTGTCCGCAGTGATGGATAACGAAGCGGACGAACTGGAATTGCGTCGAGTGCTCAACGCACTGGATGATGTTGAAACCCGTGAGACCTGGGCTCGTTACCAGATTGCTCGGGCAGCCATGCACAAGGATCTGCTGCTTCCGCGTCTGGATATCGCTGCGGCAGTGTCTGCTGCGCTGGAAGACGAAACGGCACCGGCCAAAGTTTCCCGCAGCCCATGGCGCAACCTGGGTCGTCTGGCTGTAGCCGCCTCGGTGACCGTTGCCGTTCTGGCCGGTGTTCGCCTGTACAACCAGGACGAAATTGCCGGCGTCGAACTGGCTCAGCAAAGCAGTCAGACCACTCTGGCTACTCCACAGGTCAAGGGGCCGGCTGTATTGGCAGGCTATAGTGAGAGTTCTGAAGCCACTGGTCCTATGGCCAACGGCGTATTGCAAGGTCAACCAGGCTGGCACGATCAGCGTCTGCCAGGCTATCTGCGCCAGCATGCGCAACAGGCTGCGCTGAAAGGGACTGAAAGCGCGCTGCCTTACGCACGTGCGGCAAGCCTGGAAAACCGTTAA
- the rpoE gene encoding RNA polymerase sigma factor RpoE gives MLTQEEDQQLVERVQRGDKRAFDLLVLKYQHKILGLIVRFVHDTHEAQDVAQEAFIKAYRALGNFRGDSAFYTWLYRIAINTAKNYLVSRGRRPPDSDVSSEDAEFYDGDHGLKDLESPERALLRDEIEGTVHRTIQQLPEDLRTALTLREFDGLSYEDIASVMQCPVGTVRSRIFRAREAIDKALQPLLQEN, from the coding sequence ATGCTAACCCAGGAAGAGGATCAGCAGCTGGTCGAACGCGTTCAGCGTGGCGACAAGCGAGCTTTCGATCTGCTGGTGCTGAAATATCAGCACAAAATTCTCGGGTTGATCGTGCGTTTTGTGCACGACACCCATGAAGCCCAGGACGTTGCTCAGGAAGCCTTTATCAAGGCGTATCGAGCACTTGGAAACTTTCGCGGCGACAGTGCGTTTTATACGTGGCTGTACCGTATTGCCATTAACACGGCGAAGAATTACCTGGTTTCACGCGGCCGCCGGCCGCCGGATAGCGATGTAAGTTCAGAGGATGCAGAGTTCTACGACGGCGATCACGGCCTCAAGGATCTCGAATCACCAGAACGAGCACTGCTGCGGGATGAGATCGAAGGCACCGTCCATCGAACCATCCAGCAACTGCCAGAGGATTTGCGTACGGCTTTAACTTTACGTGAATTCGATGGTCTGAGTTACGAGGACATTGCGAGCGTCATGCAGTGTCCGGTGGGTACCGTGCGCTCCCGGATTTTCCGCGCTCGGGAGGCCATCGATAAAGCCCTGCAACCTTTGTTGCAGGAAAACTGA
- the nadB gene encoding L-aspartate oxidase, which translates to MSQQFQHDVLVIGSGAAGLSLALTLPDHLRIAVLSKGDLANGSTFWAQGGVAAVLDDTDTVESHVDDTLNAGGGLCHEDAVRFTVEHSREAIQWLIDQGVPFTRDEQSGTEDGGFEFHLTREGGHSHRRIIHAADATGAAIFKTLLAQAKERSNIELLEQRVAVDLITARRLGLGGDRCLGAYVLNRATGEVDTYGARFVILASGGAAKVYLYTSNPDGACGDGIAMAWRSGCRVANLEFNQFHPTCLYHPQAKSFLITEALRGEGAHLKLPNGERFMSRFDPRAELAPRDIVARAIDHEMKRLGVDCVYLDISHKPESFVKSHFPTVYERCLGFGIDITQQPIPVVPAAHYTCGGVMVDQHGRTDVPGLYAIGETSFTGLHGANRMASNSLLECFVYARSAAADILAQLDKVAAPSALPAWDASQVTDSDEDVIIAHNWDELRRFMWDYVGIVRTNKRLQRAQHRVRLLLDEIDEFYSNYKVSRDLIELRNLAQVAELMIRSAMERKESRGLHYTLDYPNLLPEALDTILVPPTYVG; encoded by the coding sequence ATGAGCCAACAGTTCCAACACGATGTTCTGGTCATTGGCAGCGGTGCTGCCGGTTTAAGTCTCGCGCTGACCCTGCCCGATCACCTGCGCATTGCCGTGCTGAGTAAAGGTGATCTGGCCAACGGTTCGACGTTCTGGGCGCAGGGCGGTGTCGCGGCGGTGCTTGACGATACCGATACTGTCGAATCCCACGTCGACGACACCCTGAATGCCGGCGGTGGGCTGTGCCATGAAGACGCCGTGCGCTTCACCGTCGAGCACAGCCGCGAAGCGATTCAGTGGCTGATCGACCAAGGCGTACCGTTCACGCGAGACGAACAGTCCGGCACCGAAGACGGCGGTTTCGAGTTTCACCTGACCCGCGAAGGCGGCCACAGCCATCGGCGCATCATCCACGCCGCCGACGCCACGGGCGCCGCTATCTTCAAGACCCTGCTGGCCCAGGCAAAAGAGCGTTCGAACATCGAACTGCTGGAACAGCGTGTCGCCGTCGACCTGATCACCGCGCGCCGCCTGGGACTGGGAGGCGATCGCTGCCTCGGCGCCTATGTGTTGAACCGCGCCACCGGCGAAGTCGACACCTACGGCGCACGCTTCGTGATTCTCGCCTCGGGCGGTGCCGCCAAGGTCTACCTCTATACCAGCAATCCCGACGGTGCCTGCGGCGACGGCATTGCCATGGCCTGGCGCTCGGGCTGCCGGGTGGCGAATCTGGAATTCAACCAGTTTCACCCGACCTGCCTGTATCACCCGCAGGCCAAGAGTTTTCTGATCACCGAAGCCCTGCGCGGCGAAGGCGCACATCTGAAGCTGCCCAATGGCGAGCGCTTCATGTCGCGCTTTGATCCGCGCGCCGAACTGGCCCCACGGGACATCGTCGCCCGCGCCATTGACCATGAAATGAAGCGTCTGGGGGTCGACTGCGTCTACCTCGACATCAGTCACAAACCCGAATCGTTCGTCAAAAGCCACTTCCCCACTGTTTATGAGCGCTGCCTGGGCTTCGGCATCGATATCACCCAACAACCGATCCCGGTGGTGCCCGCCGCGCATTACACCTGCGGCGGCGTGATGGTCGATCAACACGGCCGCACCGACGTGCCGGGGCTGTATGCGATTGGCGAAACCAGCTTCACCGGCCTGCACGGCGCCAACCGCATGGCGAGCAATTCGCTGCTGGAGTGTTTCGTCTATGCGCGCTCGGCGGCGGCGGACATTCTTGCGCAACTGGACAAAGTCGCAGCGCCAAGCGCGCTTCCGGCCTGGGACGCCAGCCAAGTGACGGATTCCGACGAAGACGTGATCATTGCGCACAACTGGGATGAATTACGGCGTTTCATGTGGGACTACGTCGGCATCGTGCGCACCAACAAGCGCCTGCAACGGGCCCAGCACCGTGTGCGCCTGCTGCTCGACGAGATCGACGAGTTCTACAGCAATTACAAGGTCAGCCGTGACCTGATCGAGTTGCGCAACCTGGCGCAGGTCGCCGAACTGATGATCCGCTCCGCCATGGAGCGCAAGGAAAGTCGCGGCCTGCATTACACCCTCGACTACCCGAACCTGCTGCCCGAGGCCCTCGACACTATTCTGGTGCCGCCCACCTACGTCGGCTGA
- a CDS encoding protein YgfX — translation MSSPSNTFECRWHASRQLLAAYLLAQAFALGSVFLLALPLWASLLAAFGCVLHGVWVLPRQILLSHPNAFCGLRRDADGWQLWNQANGWQAVQLRPDSLALPLIVVLRFRLRGEWRVRSICVPRDSQAADMHRRLRVRLKFSRRRWAAPE, via the coding sequence GTGTCCAGCCCAAGTAATACGTTCGAATGTCGCTGGCATGCCTCACGGCAGTTGCTGGCGGCGTATCTGCTGGCTCAGGCGTTCGCCCTGGGTTCTGTGTTTCTGCTGGCGCTTCCGCTCTGGGCCAGTCTGCTCGCGGCGTTCGGCTGTGTGCTGCATGGCGTTTGGGTGCTGCCCAGGCAGATTTTGCTGAGTCATCCGAACGCTTTCTGCGGGTTGCGTCGTGACGCCGACGGCTGGCAATTGTGGAATCAAGCCAATGGCTGGCAAGCGGTGCAACTGCGCCCGGACAGTCTGGCGCTGCCGCTGATCGTGGTGTTGCGCTTTCGTTTGCGTGGGGAGTGGCGGGTCAGATCGATCTGCGTGCCACGTGACTCGCAGGCGGCGGATATGCACCGCCGCCTGCGAGTACGGCTCAAGTTCAGCCGACGTAGGTGGGCGGCACCAGAATAG
- a CDS encoding FAD assembly factor SdhE: MVEQVELNRLFWHSRRGMLELDVLLVPFVQEVYATLNQVDRDLYVRLLTCEDQDMFGWFMERSESDDPELQRMVRMILDRVQPK; this comes from the coding sequence ATGGTCGAACAAGTTGAACTCAATCGCCTCTTTTGGCACAGCCGTCGCGGGATGCTTGAACTTGACGTGTTGCTGGTGCCTTTCGTGCAGGAGGTCTACGCGACGTTGAACCAAGTGGATCGCGATCTGTATGTGCGTCTGTTGACCTGCGAGGATCAGGACATGTTCGGCTGGTTCATGGAGCGCAGCGAATCGGACGATCCCGAACTGCAACGCATGGTCCGGATGATCCTGGACCGTGTCCAGCCCAAGTAA
- the ygfZ gene encoding CAF17-like 4Fe-4S cluster assembly/insertion protein YgfZ, producing MADSAFFCTLSHEGVLAVRGADAGKFLQGQLTCNINYLSDTRASLGARCTQKGRMQSSFRILLEGDGLVLAMASELLEPQLADLKKYAVFSKSKLTDESAAWVRFGVEHGDAVLTGIGLELPAETDSVVRNDGLIAIRVSPERAELWVPAAQAQSVKGQLSAALPEGELNQWLLGQIRAGIGQVMPSTRELFIPQMLNLQAVGGVSFKKGCYTGQEIVARMQYLGKLKRRLYRLSLDSAELPEPGTPLFAPSHNSAIGEVVLAASAAGNIELLAVLQAEAAEAGDLHLGALEGPALRVLDLPYELDRDREIQR from the coding sequence ATGGCCGATTCTGCTTTTTTCTGCACCCTGTCTCATGAAGGCGTACTCGCGGTTCGCGGTGCGGACGCCGGAAAATTCCTGCAAGGCCAGTTGACCTGCAATATCAATTACCTGAGTGACACCCGCGCCAGCCTCGGCGCCCGCTGCACGCAGAAAGGCCGGATGCAGTCCAGCTTCCGCATTCTGCTCGAGGGTGACGGGTTGGTTCTGGCGATGGCCAGCGAATTGCTCGAACCGCAACTGGCTGACCTGAAAAAGTACGCGGTGTTCTCCAAATCGAAACTGACCGATGAAAGCGCCGCCTGGGTGCGCTTCGGCGTGGAGCATGGCGACGCAGTCCTGACCGGTATCGGCCTGGAACTGCCCGCCGAAACCGACAGCGTCGTGCGCAACGACGGCCTGATCGCGATTCGCGTCTCGCCCGAGCGCGCTGAACTCTGGGTGCCCGCCGCTCAGGCGCAAAGCGTCAAAGGCCAACTGTCCGCAGCACTGCCTGAAGGCGAGCTGAATCAATGGCTGCTGGGCCAGATCCGCGCCGGTATCGGCCAGGTCATGCCGAGCACGCGCGAACTGTTCATCCCGCAAATGCTCAACCTGCAAGCGGTTGGCGGTGTGAGTTTCAAGAAAGGCTGCTACACCGGCCAGGAAATCGTCGCGCGCATGCAGTACCTGGGCAAACTCAAGCGCCGCCTGTATCGCTTGAGCCTGGACAGCGCCGAGCTGCCCGAGCCGGGCACGCCTCTGTTCGCGCCGAGCCATAACAGCGCGATCGGTGAAGTGGTCCTTGCGGCCAGTGCCGCAGGAAACATTGAACTCCTGGCAGTGTTGCAGGCCGAAGCTGCCGAAGCCGGCGATTTGCATCTGGGCGCCCTCGAAGGCCCCGCGTTGCGCGTGCTCGACCTGCCTTACGAACTGGATCGCGACCGCGAAATCCAGCGTTGA
- a CDS encoding HDOD domain-containing protein — translation MSELAEKVQQDLVEAIDNDDLVLPTLPEVALQIRKAAEDPEISVSDLSKVIGRDTALSARLIKVVNSPLLRAAQEVTDLHTAITRLGINYSSNLAIGLVMEQIFNARSEVVEQKMRDVWRSSLEIAGVSYALCRRHTQLKPDQAALGGLVHQIGVLPILTYAEDHNELLSDAVSLTHVIEQIHPLLGEKLLRVWEFPERLVQLPLLYQNFERDSASIDYVDVVQVASLYCNKDSDHPFARIDPLSVPAFRKLRIDPENKQLCADLEESRTMFY, via the coding sequence ATGAGCGAACTGGCGGAAAAGGTCCAACAGGATTTGGTTGAGGCCATCGATAACGATGACCTGGTTCTGCCCACGCTGCCGGAAGTGGCACTGCAAATTCGCAAGGCGGCCGAGGATCCGGAAATCAGCGTCAGCGACCTGAGCAAAGTGATCGGTCGTGACACGGCGCTGTCCGCGCGCCTGATCAAAGTGGTCAACAGTCCGTTGCTGCGCGCTGCGCAGGAAGTCACCGACCTGCACACCGCCATCACTCGACTGGGCATCAATTACAGCAGTAACCTGGCGATCGGCCTCGTGATGGAGCAGATTTTCAACGCTCGCTCCGAAGTGGTCGAACAGAAGATGCGCGACGTCTGGCGCAGCAGCCTGGAGATCGCCGGCGTCAGCTATGCGCTGTGTCGTCGTCACACCCAGCTCAAGCCCGATCAAGCGGCGCTCGGCGGGCTGGTGCATCAGATTGGTGTGCTGCCGATTCTGACGTACGCCGAAGACCACAACGAACTGCTTTCGGATGCGGTCAGCCTAACCCATGTGATCGAGCAGATTCATCCATTGCTGGGTGAAAAGCTGTTGCGGGTCTGGGAGTTTCCCGAACGCCTGGTGCAACTGCCGTTGCTCTATCAGAACTTCGAGCGCGACTCGGCGAGCATTGATTACGTCGATGTCGTGCAGGTCGCGAGTCTGTATTGCAACAAGGACAGCGACCATCCGTTTGCGCGGATTGACCCGTTGAGTGTCCCGGCATTCAGAAAGCTGCGGATTGATCCGGAAAACAAGCAATTGTGCGCGGACCTGGAAGAATCGCGGACGATGTTTTACTGA